One Mangifera indica cultivar Alphonso chromosome 4, CATAS_Mindica_2.1, whole genome shotgun sequence genomic region harbors:
- the LOC123213370 gene encoding protein TOM THREE HOMOLOG 1 — MDFTPAVVAHTLKDASNWWQDVNQSPLWQDRIFHVLAAIYSLVAAAALVQFIRIQLRVPEYGWTTQKVFHFLNFLVNGVRCLVFIFRRDVQKLQPHILQHILLDMPSLGFLTTYTLLVLFWAEIYYQARAVSTDGLRLSFCTINAVVYAVQIALWLILCWKPIHVVIILSKMFFAGVSLFAALGFLLYGGRLFLMLQRFPLESKGRRKKLQEVGYATTICFTCFLIRFVMMCFNAFNEASNLDVLDHPVLNFIYYLLVEILPSSLVLFILRKLPPKRGTTQYHPIR; from the exons ATGGACTTCACGCCGGCCGTGGTAGCTCATACACTTAAAGACGCCTCCAATTGGTGGCAGGATGTTAATCAGTCACCGTTATGGCAGGATCGTATCTTCCATGTCCTCGCCGCCATCTACAGCTTAGTCGCCGCCGCAGCTCTG GTTCAATTCATTCGAATACAGTTAAGAGTCCCTGAGTACGGCTGGACCACGCAGAAGGTCTtccattttcttaattttctggTGAATGGAG tCCGATGTTTAGTATTTATTTTTCGTCGGGATGTGCAGAAGTTACAGCCCCAT ATTCTTCAACATATTCTGCTTGATATGCCAAGTCTTGGTTTCCTCACGACGTACACCCTTTTGGTTCTGTTTTGGGCTGAGATTTACTATCAG GCACGTGCAGTATCTACTGATGGACTGAGGCTGAGTTTCTGTACTATTAATGCAGTAGTTTATGCTGTTCAG ATAGCTTTGTGGTTGATCTTATGCTGGAAGCCTATCCATGTTGTGATAATCCTATCTAAGATGTTCTTTGCTG GAGTCTCCTTGTTTGCAGCTCTTGGGTTCTTACTCTATGGTGGAAG GCTGTTCTTAATGTTGCAGCGATTCCCATTAGAATCAAAAGGTCGTCGCAAGAAGCTGCAAGAG GTTGGCTATGCGACCACCATATGTTTCACATGTTTCCTTATTAGATTTGTAATG ATGTGCTTCAATGCATTTAACGAAGCTTCAAACCTTGATGTTTTGGATCATCCTGTCCTAAACTTCATATACTACCTG TTAGTGGAGATTTTACCTTCTTCGTTGGTGCTTTTCATCCTGAGGAAGTTGCCTCCAAAACGTGGTACTACACAATATCATCCTATACGCTGA